GACGTGCCCCAGCAGCTCGCCGGCCACCTTCGTGGCGGCGTACGGGCTGATGGGCCGGAGGCCGGCGTCGTCCTCGCGCCACGGCACCCGCGGGTTGACGCCGTAGACGCTGCTCGAGGAGCCGAACACGAACTGCGTCACGCCCCGGGCGCGCGCCAGCTCCAGCAGGTTCTGGGTGCCGCCCACGTTCACCTGTTCGTAGGCCACCGGGTCGGCGATGGAGGGGCGCACACCGGCCTTGGCGGCGAGGTGGACGATGACCGCGCCGGCGGGATCGGCCGGCCAGGGGCCGAGCGCCGCGGCCAGGGCGGCGGCGTCGCGGATGTCCGCCTCCACGAGGCGGTAGCGCGGGTTGTCCAGGTGCGGGGCGACGTTGCGGCGCTTGACCGCCGGGTCGTAGAAGGGGTCGAAGTTGTCCGCCGCGGTGACGCCCCAGCCCTCGGCCAGCAGGCGGTCGGCGAGGTGGCTGCCGATGAAGCCCGCTCCGCCGGTGATTAGTGCCTCGCGCATGGTGTCCCTGCCTCCTGGAATCGCCCCATTGTACCTGATCGGGCGGGTTTTTTCACCGCAGAGGCGCAGAGGGCGCGGAGGAGAATAGCTTGCCAAGGCGCGAAGGCACGAAGAGAACTTTTGGGTCAATGGAAAGAAGCGGTCGGCGCGGTGCCGGCCGTTTCCGTTTCAGGGGTTCCAGGTTCGCAGGTGCGCAGGTTCGGGGGCGGTTGAGGGGTGATCCATTCGTTTCAAGTTCGAAAGTTCGCAGGTTCGCAGGTTCGCAGGTTCACAGGTGCGGGGGTGGTTGAGGGGTGATCCATTCGGTCCAAGTTCGAAAGTTCGAAGGTTCGCAGGTTCACAGGTGCGGGGGCGGTTGAGGGGTGATCCATTCGGTCCAAGTTCGAAAGTTCGCAGGTTCGCAGGTGCGCAGGTTCGGGGGCGGTTGAGGGGTGATCCATTCGTTTCAAGTTCGAAAGTTAGCAGGTTCGCAGGTTCACAGGTTCGCAGGTTAAGGAATGATTGATGGTTGAAACCTTCGAACTTGTGAACCTGGAACTTGTGAACCTGTGAACCTGGAACTTGTGAACCTGTGAACCTGGAACTTGTGAACCTGGAACTTGTGAACCTGAAACTTGTGAACCTGTGAACGTTAAAACCTGCAGATGTTCCAACGTTCCAACAGTTCCGGTTGCGATGACAAGCGCAAACCCGTAACGCGCAACCCTCAACGGTCAACGGTCAGCTAACAGTGTGAACTTTTATACACTCGAATGTTCTAACCTTCAAACGCCGTTGACGGGCGATTGGTTCAGCGCCGGCCGCCGCGGGAGCCGCCGCCGGAGAAGCTGCGGGAACCCCCACCGCCCGAGAAGCTGCGGGAACCGCCGCCGCCCGAGAAGCTGCGCGAGCCGCCGCTGTAGGAGTGACCGCCCAAAGGCGCGCTGTACGACCGGCTGCTGAACGAGCGGCTGCCCGAAAAACCACCGCCCGAATAGGCCCGGCCGCCGGACGAACTGCCGGATGAGAACGACCGGTTGCCGTACGACGGGCTGCCCGAGTAGGAGCGGTCACGCGACGCGCCGCCCGAGGAATAGGCGCGGGCGCCGGACGAGCGGCTGCCCGAGTAGGCGGAGCCGCCGTAGGCGCCGCCGCTTCCGTACGACCGGGAGCTGTACGCGCGGCTGCCGCTGTCGCCGGCGGAGCGGTCGCGGGCAAACGAGGCATTTCCGGCAACGCGGCCCCCGGACGACGGCGTGCCTGAGCCGGCGGCCCGGCTGGAATGGGTAGACGGACCGTCCGCCGACCGGGTGCGCCCCGTGACCGTGTTGCGATAGGCGCCGGTGGTCGCGTCGCGGCTGAACGACCGGTTCACCGATGCGGTCCGGTCGCCGGAACGGTTCGTTGCGACGGTCCCCGAACCTCCGGTGCGGGATGTGACGTTCCGGCCGGCGCCGGGACCGGCGTTCCGGTAGGCGCCGGCGCTCCGGCCCGCGGATTCGCCGGACCCGCCGCGGGTGACGCCGGTGCGGCTCCGCGAAGCGTAATCGCCGCCGGTGCTGCGCCGGGCGCCGGCGGTGCGGCCGCCGTCGGCGCCGTAGCGCCGGGCCACGTC
Above is a window of Acidobacteriota bacterium DNA encoding:
- a CDS encoding NAD-dependent epimerase/dehydratase family protein; translation: MREALITGGAGFIGSHLADRLLAEGWGVTAADNFDPFYDPAVKRRNVAPHLDNPRYRLVEADIRDAAALAAALGPWPADPAGAVIVHLAAKAGVRPSIADPVAYEQVNVGGTQNLLELARARGVTQFVFGSSSSVYGVNPRVPWREDDAGLRPISPYAATKVAGELLGHVYSHLHGVRFVALRFFTVYGPRQRPDLAIHKFARLIRAGRPVPLYGDGSTSRDYTYVDDIVAGIRAAMDWRAGPYAVINLGNSHTVTLAELVAALEAALGARAAVERLPDQPGDVPRTWADIATARRLLNWQPSTPLPAGLRRFVEWLDGLRDEG